A single genomic interval of Camelina sativa cultivar DH55 chromosome 11, Cs, whole genome shotgun sequence harbors:
- the LOC109127199 gene encoding leucoanthocyanidin dioxygenase-like, with translation MLALRRRRDDSRSYECVIXGLVNKEKVRVSWAVFCEPPKDKIVLKPLPEMVSAECPAKFPPRTFAQHIEHKLFGNEQEELVSEKKD, from the exons ATGTTAGCATTGCGCCGGAGGA GAGATGATTCCAGATCCTACGAATGTGTAATCTNCGGGTTGGTGAATAAGGAGAAGGTTAGGGTGTCTTGGGCTGTGTTTTGTGAACCACCAAAGGATAAGATTGTTCTTAAGCCGTTGCCGGAGATGGTGAGTGCTGAGTGTCCGGCTAAGTTTCCTCCAAGGACATTTGCTCAACATATTGAGCATAAGTTGTTTGGGAATGAACAAGAGGAATTGGTTTCTGAGAAAAAGGATTAA